One region of Eulemur rufifrons isolate Redbay chromosome 1, OSU_ERuf_1, whole genome shotgun sequence genomic DNA includes:
- the CALCRL gene encoding calcitonin gene-related peptide type 1 receptor: MMEKKCILYFLFLLPFFMILIRAESEEESLDDFTELGVTRNKIMTAQYECYQKIMQDPIQQAEGVYCNRTWDGWLCWNDVAAGTESMQLCPDYFQDFDPSEKVTKICDQDGNWFRHPASNRTWTNYTQCNVNTHEKVKTALNLFYLTIIGHGLSIASLLISLGIFFYFKSLSCQRITLHKNLFFSFVCNSVVTIIHLTAVANNQALVATNPVSCKVSQFIHLYLMGCNYFWMLCEGIYLHTLIVVAVFAEKQHLMWYYFLGWGFPLIPACIHAIARSLYYNDNCWISSDTHLLYIIHGPICAALLVNLFFLLNIVRVLITKLKVTHQAESNLYMKAVRATLILVPLLGIEFVLIPWRPEGRIAEEVYDYIMHILMHFQGLLVSTIFCFFNGEVQAILRRNWNQYKIQFGNSFSHSDALRSASYTVSTISDIPGYSHDCPSEHLNGKSIHDIENVMLKPEKLYD, encoded by the exons ATGATGGAGAAAAAGtgtatcctgtattttttgttccttttgcctttttttatg ATTCTTATCAGAGCAGAATCAGAAGAAGAAAGCCTTGATGACTTCACTGAGTTGGGGGTTACTAGAAATAAAATCATGACAGCTCAATATGAATGTTACCAAAAAATTATGCAAGACCCCATTCAACAAGCAGAAG GAGTTTACTGCAACAGAACCTGGGATGGATGGCTGTGCTGGAATGACGTTGCGGCAGGAACCGAATCAATGCAGCTCTGCCCTGATTACTTTCAAGACTTCGATCCCTCAG aaaaagttacaaAGATCTGTGACCAAGATGGAAACTGGTTTAGACATCCAGCGAGCAACAGAACATGGACAAATTATACCCAGTGTAATGTGAACACACACGAGAAAGTAAAG ACTGCACTGAATTTGTTTTACCTGACTATAATTGGACATGGATTATCTATTGCATCACTACTTATCTCacttggcattttcttttatttcaa gAGCCTAAGTTGCCAAAGGATTACCTTGCACAAGAATCTGTTCTTCTCCTTCGTTTGTAACTCTGTTGTAACAATCATTCACCTCACTGCCGTGGCCAACAACCAGGCCTTAGTAGCCACAAATCCT GTTAGTTGCAAAGTGTCCCAGTTCATTCATCTTTACCTGATGGGCTGTAATTACTTTTGGATGCTCTGTGAAGGCATTTACCTACACACACTCATCGTGGTGGCTGTGTTTGCAGAGAAGCAACACTTGATGTGGTATTATTTTCTTGGCTGGG GATTTCCACTGATTCCCGCTTGTATTCATGCCATTGCCAGAAGCTTATATTACAATGACAA CTGCTGGATCAGTTCTGATACCCATCTCCTCTACATTATCCACGGCCCAATTTGTGCTGCTTTACTG gtgaatcttttttttctattgaatattGTACGTGTTCTCATCACCAAGTTAAAAGTCACGCACCAAGCAGAATCCAATCTCTACATGAAAGCTGTGAGAGCTACTCTTATCCTGGTGCCACTGCTTGGCATTGAGTTTGTGCTGATTCCATGGAGACCCGAAGGAAGGATTGCAGAGGAGGTGTATGACTACATCATGCACATCCTTATGCACTTTCAG ggTCTTCTGGTCTCTACAATTTTCTGCTTCTTTAATGGAGAG GTTCAAGCAATTCTGAGAAGAAACTGGAATCAATACAAAATCCAATTTGGAAACAGTTTTTCCCACTCAGATGCTCTCCGGAGTGCATCTTACACGGTGTCAACAATCAGTGACATTCCAGGTTATAGTCATGACTGTCCTAGTGAACACTTAAATGGGAAAAGCATCCACGATATTGAAAATGTTATGTTAAAACCAGAAAAGTTATATGATTGA